The genomic region GTTGTTCTCGGCCACCTACCCTGAGGGCATTGGCAAGCTCAGCGCACAGTTCATGAAGCAGCCGGTGCAGATCACGGTGCAGGCCCAGCACGCCGAGGGCAAGATCGAGCAGCGCTGGTATGAGGTCAAGGACAGCGAGCGGCTGCATGTGGTGTCGAGGTTGCTGGCGCATTTCCGACCCGAGTCGTCCATCGCGTTTTGCAACACCAAGCAGCAGTGCCGTGACCTGGTGGCCGTGCTGCGTGCGCAGGGCGTGAGTGCGTTGGCACTGTTCGGCGAGCTGGAGCAGCGTGAGCGCGACCAGGTGCTGGTGCAGTTTGCCAACCGCAGCTGCTCGGTGCTGGTGGCCACCGATGTGGCTGCGCGCGGGATCGACATTGCCAACCTGGCAGCAGTCATCAATGTGGATGTGACCCCTGACCCCGAGGTGCACATCCACCGCATCGGCCGCACGGGCCGTGGCGAGGCGCAGGGCCTGGCACTGAACTTGGCCAGCATGGACGAGATGGGCTACGTGGGCAAGATCGAGGTGCTGCAGGGGCGGGAGTCCAAATGGTTTGCGCTGGCAGACCTGCAGCCTGCGGGCGATGGCCCCCTGGTGCCCCCCATGGCCACGATCCAGATCGTGGGCGGGCGCAAGGAAAAGATCCGCGCCGGTGACGTGCTGGGCGCCCTGACCGGCGAAATGGGCCTGACTCGCGAACAGGTCGGCAAGATCAACGTCAACGACTTTTCCACCTATGTGGCAGTGGAGCGGTCGGTGGCGCGCATGGTGGTGCAGCGTTTGCAGAATGGGCGCATCAAGGGCAAAACGGTCAAAGCCCGTCTGATTGAAGACGAGCGCGACTGAACGCTCGTCGCGTCGCCTGCGCACGACAACCGTCATTTCGCGCTTGTCGGCCAGGGGGCGGGTGCTTAGAGTTCGGGAAGTTCGGGTTAACAGTCATTGACATTCTTTGCGGAAAGTGACGTTCCCGTTGTGTGAACTCCTTCTGCGACTCCCAATGACTTCTCTCCTTCCTCAAGCCCTCCCGCCATCCACCCGTCGTGTAATCCTGTCGCGCGCTCTGGCCGCAGCGGCCACCATCGCTACCCCCGCGCTGGGCCGGGCGCAGTCCAAGGCGGTGCGGCTGGTGGTGTCTTACCCCGCGGGCGGTGGCGCGGACCTGATGGCCCGCCTGATCGCCCCGGCCTTTGGCGCCGCGCTGGGTGCTCCGGTGGAAGTGGAAAACATGCCTGGCGACAGCGGCCAGAAGGCCGCGGCCCATGTGGCACAAGCCGCTCCTGATGGGCGCACGCTGCTGCTGGATGCCTCTTCTTTTGCGGTCAATCCTTCCTTGTTTGGCAAGCTGCCGTACGACAGCGACGCAGCCTTCTCCGTCTTGGGTGTGCTGGCCGTGTTTCCCAACGTGCTGGTCTGCCACCCTTCCTTTGAAGCATCCACGGTGGCGGACCTGATCCGCATGGCCAAAGCCAAGCCCGATGAGATTGCGTTCGCCTCTTCGGGCAATGGTTCAGCGCAGCACCTGGCAGGCGCACTGTTTGAAGATCTGGCCCAGGTGTCACTCAAGCACGTGCCCTACAAAGGCGGCGGCCCGGCGCTGGCGGATGTGGTGGCCGGCAAGGTGCCGCTGTTCTTTGCCAACGTGGCTTCGTCGCGTGAGCAGTTGCAGTCGGGCAAGCTGCGGGCCTTGGCCGTCACATCGCGCCGCCGCACCAAGGTGCTGGCCCAGGTGCCCTCCATGGCAGAAGCGGGTGTGCCCAACTACGAGGTGCAGGAATGGAATCCCGTGCTGGCACCGTCCGGTATCTCCCAGCCAGAACGCCAGCGGTTGTTTGAGGCATTGAACAAGGCCCTGAAAGCCCCTGAGGTCGTAGCCCGCGTGCAGGCGCTGGGCGGGGAGGTTTTTCCCAATGCCACCGACGGACTTGCGGCCGGGTTCATCAAAAGCCAGCAAGTCCAGTGGCGGCGGGTGATTGCCGCGCGCAAGATCAAGGTGGACTGAATCAGGCGAGGGCTGGGTGCCTTCTCCCAGCCTGATGCCGAGGTGAGACAGGGCGTTGCTTGAGGCTTCGCAAACTTGACCCGTCTCCCTTCTTGGTACACTAAAGTCCTATAGAGGACTATATCTATTTATGACCACTCCCCACCCCCAAGGCATGGCCCGTTACGCGGCTCTGGCCGACGTTTTGCGCCAGCGCATCGTGCGGGGCGAGTGGCTGCCGGGCACCGCCTTGCCGGCGGAGCAGGTGCTGGCGCACGACCATTCGGTAGCTTTGGGCACGATTCGCCGCGCTTTGCAGTTGCTGACGGAGCAAGGGATGATCGAGCGCGTGCATGGGCGCGGAACCTTCGTGCGCTCGGGCATTCCCGGGGCCTCCATGCTCCGTTTCTTCCGGTTTGGCGACGAGTGGGACGGTGCGAGCGCTGACGGCCAGGCTGCGCAAGCTCCGGAGTCGCGCATCCTTTCTCGGCAACGCATGACAGCCACTGCAGAGGTTGCGCGTGCCCTGGGCCTGCCACTGGGGGCTGCAGTCTTGCGGCTGGAGCGGCTGCGATTGCTGGCCGGGCAGCCGCGGCTGCTCGAGCACATCTGGCTGCCTTGCGAGCTGTTCAAAGCGCTGGAGCAGGATGAGCCCCAACATTGGGAACCCCTGCTGTACCCCATGTTTGCGCAGCGCTGCCATGTGCATGTGCACCGCGCGTCAGATGACATCGGCTTTGGGGCCCTGCCTGCGGATGTGGCCCACCACCTCGCGTTGTCGCCGGGTCACCCCTGCGCGGTGGTGCGCCGCAAGGCTTTCAATCTGGCCGGTCGGTGCGTGGAATGGCGTACCACCTGGGGCGATGCCCATGCCTTTCACTACACCGTGCATCTGACTTGATGCCTGAGTGTGTGGAAAGACCCGCAGCCTTTCCACCCAGGCATCACTCTCACACCTTGCCCGCATTTCCATCACAACCAGCAGAGGAACTCGCATGACACAGAAGAACCCCATCTCGCCGAGCGCCACGCTGTCGCGTCGGCAAGTGCTCATGGCCTCGGCCGCCGCCGCTGTGGCCGCTCCGTGGCACGCCACTGCCGCCCCCATTGCGGGCGGCAAGACGATCACGCTGGTGGTGTCGTATCCCGCAGGCGGTGGTGCCGACCTGATGGCCCGCATCATCGCGCCCCGTCTGGGCGAAGCCCTGGGTCAGAGTGTGGTGGTGGACAACAAGCCCGGTGCGAGCGGCCAGCTCGCGGCCTCGGCCGTGGCCCGTGCCACACCCGATGGCACCACGCTGCTGCTGGATGCCTCTTCCTTCGCGGTGAACCCGTCTCTCTATCCCAAGCTGCCCTACGACAGCAACAAAGCCTTTGTGCCCCTGGCCGTGTTGGCCACCTTCCCCAACGTGCTTGTATGCCACCCCGGCTTTGGCGTGAATTCCGTCAAGGAGGTGATTGCCCGTGCCAAGGCCAAGCCGGACGAAGTGGCCTATGCCTCGTCAGGCAATGGTTCGGCGCAACACCTGGCGGGTGCCCTGTTTGAAGAGCGCACAGGCGTGCGTCTGTCCCATATTCCCTACCGTGGCGGCGGCCCGGCCATGAACGATGTGATGGGCGGCCAAGTGCCCCTGTTCTTTGCCAATGTGGCGTCATCGCTGGGGCATATCCAGTCGGGCAAGCTCAAGGCGCTGGCGGTGACGGCCCCGGTGCGCGCCCGTTCGCTGCCCGATGTACCCACCATGGCCGAAGCCGGTGTGCCCAACTACGAGGTGCTGGAGTGGAACCCCGTGCTGGCCCCCGCCGGTATTGCAGCCGATGTGCGCACACGGCTGGTGGACGGAATTCGCAAGGCGCTGGCCGATTCGGAAGTGCTGGGCCGCATCCGCGCCCTGGGCGGAGATGTGTTTGCCGACGCCAGTCAGGCCAGTGCAGGCAAGTTCATCCAGGCACAGCAGGCGCAGTGGGCCAAGGTGATCCGCGAGCGCAAGATCGTGGCGGGTTGAGCATGGTGCAGCCCCAGTCCACCGTCATCCAGCCCGCAGGGTGGGATGCCCATGTGCATGTGTTTGACGCCAGCGCACCCATCCAGGCCGGGCATTACCAGCCCGCCCACCAGCCGCTGGAGCGCATAGAAGCCGCTGCCACCGCGTTGGGCGTGGCGCATCTGGTGCTGGTGCAGCCCAGCGTGTACGGCACCGACAACCAGGTGTTGCTGCAAGCCCTGCAGCGCGAGCCCGGACGCCATCGCGGGGTGGTGGTGGTGGACGTGGATGTGACCGACGCAGAGTTGCAGGCCATGCACGCGGCAGGTGTTCGTGGTGTGCGCTTCAACCTGGTATCGCCCGTGGGCAATGGCCCTGAGGCACTGCGCGCGCTCAGCCCCCGCCTGCGCGCACTGGGCTGGCATGTGCAGTGGTATGCCGCGCCTCAGCATCTGGCGCAGATTGCCGCACTGCAGGCAGAAACCGGCCTGCCCTTTGTGCTGGACCACCTGGCCGGCATGCATGCCCTGCTGCCCGCGGAGGACGAGGCGTGGTCCACGCTCGCACGGCTGGCACAGGCCGGGGCCTGGATCAAGCTGTCAGGCTGGTACCGCCTGCAGGCCAGCGCGCCGTACAGCACACTGCACGCCGCTATCGAACGGGTGGCTACCCTGTTTGACGGGCGCATGGTGTGGGGCTCCGACTGGCCGCACACTTCCTTCGCCCCCGAGAGCATGCCGCCCTATGCATCGGTGTGGACCCCCGTGGTGCAGGCGCTGGGGCACCAGCGTGCCCAGCAGGTGTTGCACGCCGGAGCCACGCTTTACGCCTGACATGAGAGTGAGCGGCTTGCAGCAGCAGCTGTTGCCGCCTGCACAATGGCGGGTTCGACAGAACAGTGCAAAGAGGCATTTCGTGATCGCAGTATTGCAACGTGTGCGGCAGGCCCGCGTAGAAGTGGCCAACCAAGTGGTGGGGGCCATTGGCGCGGGTTTGATGGTGCTGGTGTGCGCCGAGCGGGGCGACACGGAGGCCGAGGCCGACAAGCTGCTGGCCAAGCTGCTCAAGCTGCGCATCTTCTCGGACGAAGCCGGCAAGATGAACAAGAGCGTGCAAGACCTGGACGGGCAAGGCACCTGCGGGGGCCTGCTGCTGGTCAGCCAGTTCACACTGGCCGCCGACACCACCGGCGGCAACCGCCCCAGCTTCACGCAGGCAGCAGCCCCTGACGAAGGGCGCAGGCTGTACGACTACCTGGTGAGCCGTGCGCGTGCCCTGCATCCCGACGTGGCCACGGGCCAGTTTGCCGCCGATATGCAGGTGCATCTGGTCAACGACGGGCCGGTGACGATCCCCCTGCGCATCGCGCCCGCTACAGTGGCAGGTTGATATCAATTTGATAGCTGCCTGCGCTTGATTCATAAGCGCTGGAGGCCATTTTTACTTGAATGGGTGAGGGCGACAATTCTGGCTACGTCATCACTGCCGCCAGAAAAATATTCCTGCCATCACCAGCCCCGTCACCACAATGCCTGCGCGCAGCCATTGTGGGGGGATGCGCCGGGCCACCCTGGCCCCACCGTAGCCGCCCGCGGTGGCGGCCACCATCATCAAGAGCGCCTGAGGCCATTGCACCACGCCGCCTGCAGCGTAGATGACCACCGCAATGGCGGTGAGCAGGGCAGAGACCCAGTTCTTGAGGCCGTTCATCGCGTGGAGTTGGGTTTGCCCCAGCAAGCCGAACAAGGCCAGCAGCAGAATGCCCAGCCCGCCATTGAAGTAGCCGCCATAGGCCGCCACGGCCAGAAGGCCCACGGTGGCCTTGGCGGTAGACGGGTGGCCGCCCGCCAGCCTGCTGCGCAATTGGGGGCCAAAGGCAAACAGGGCGGTAGCCGCCAGCAGCAGCCAGGGCACCACCCTGCGGAACGTGACGTCTGGCGTGATGAGCAGCAGCCCCGCGCCCGCAGCCCCACCGATGAGGGAAAGAAGCACCACCAGCGGCATCGAGAGGCCGGGTGGTGGGGCCGTGTCTTCCCGGAAGCCCCAGGCTCCCGCGGCATAGCCGGGCAGCAGAGCCACCGTTCCGGTCGCATTGGCCGCCACCGGGGGCACGCCGGTGAACACCAGCGCGGGCAGGGTCAAAAAGCTGCCGCCTCCGGCCACCGCATTCAGGGCACCGGCCACAAACGCTGCGGTCAGCAGCAAGGCACTGTCAAACATGTCTCCTCCAGGCGTGGGGTTGCGCTGCGCTACATGGGCGCGGGCATGTGAGGAGGAGAATCTTAGGTGGTGCGGGCCCCGTGTTCACGGACGCGCAGGTTCAATGAGCTTTGCGTGAAAGTGATGAATGCAGGGCACGCTGAGAGCTGCTCTAAACCCGCTGCTTGCCCAGCTTGCGACTCAGGGTGCGGCGATGCATACCGAGGCGGCGCGCGGCTTCGGAGATGTTGAAGTCGCTTTCGGCCAGCACTTCGTGGATACGTTCCCATTCCAGGGTTTTGATGGAGCTGGACCGATTGGTCAGTTCCACTTCGGTATTGCCTTCGGCCAGGCCAAACGCCGCTTCGATGTCATCGGTGTTGGAGGGCTTGGCAAGGTAGTGCCCCGCCCCGAGCTTGATGGCTTCCACCGCTGTGGCAATGCTGGCAAATCCGGTCAGCACCACGATGCGCATGGCGCTGCTGTGCTCGTGCAAGGCCCGCACGCAGGCCAGGCCGGTGGCTTCACCCTTGAGCTTGAGGTCGACCACGGCGTATTGCGGCACGTTGTCGGCCAGCAGCTCTTCCATGCGGGCCATGCTGTCGGCGTGCAGCACCCGGTAGCCGCGGCGCTCGAACGAGCGGGCCAGCGTTCGGGCGAAGGAGTCGTCGTCCTCCACGATCAGCAGCAGGCGTTCAGTGTCCATGGTCCTCAGGCAAGGGTTCTTGCAGTGTGATAGCCGACAGCGCCAGCGTGATGGTGACTTCAGCGCCCCCCTCAGGCCGGTTGCGTGCCACCACGCTGCCCCCCAGGGTGCGCGCTACGTTCATCGACAGGAACAGACCCAGTCCACCTCCGGGACGCCCCTTGGTGGATTGGTAAGGGGTGCCCACGTGCGACAGCACTTCCGAGGAGAAACCGGGCCCCTGGTCGGTGACCACGATGCGCAATGCGTCTGCGTCGCGCTGGGCCTGCAGGTGTACCCAGTGCGGCGACGCATCCCTGGCATTGTCCAGCACATTGAAGACCATTTGCTCAAGGGTGGCATCGGCCACCATGGGCAGGTCGCTTTCGATGTGGTTCTCATACCCGAAGTGGTCCACCCAGCGGGTGTCACGCCAGTCCTGCACCACGGTGTCCAGAAAGTGGCGCACCGTGGTCTGGCTGGACGATTCGCCCCGGGTTTCCCCGGCCGAGAGCAGGATGCCGCTCACAATGGTTTTGCAGCGTTTGACCTGGGCTTCCATTTCGGCAATCTCTTCCTGCAGCACCTTGTCGGCTGCCAGGGCCGGGATGCGCTTCCAGTCCCCCAGGATCACGGCCATGGTGGCCAGCGGGGTGCCCAGCTCGTGGGCGGCCCCCGATGCAAGCAAGCCCATGCGCACGATGTGTTCTTCCTCGGCAGCGCGCTGGCGCACGGCTGCCAGCCGTGCGTCCCGCCTGCGCAGGTTGTGGCTGATGCGGGTGATGAAAATCACCACCAGAATGGCATTGAGCATGAAGCACACCAGCAGGCCGAGCACATAGGCACTGGCCCAGCCGTCGTGCACATTGGTGGCCAGGGGCAGGGGCTTGCTGTGCTGGGCCAGCAGCATCACGCAGGCTGACGCCACCACCACGATGGACCAGATGTAACCCCCGCGCAGCAGCATGGCCCCCACCGCAATCTGCAGCAGGTACAAAAAGACAAACGGGTTGCCAATGCCGCCGCTCAGGTACAGCTGGGCGGTCAGCGCCCCTACATCAATCAGCAGAGCGATGAAGAGTTCGATATCGTGCACCCGGCGGCGGGTGCGCCAGCGCAACAGGCTGATGATGTTGAACACCACCATGCCCGCCACGATGCTGAGCATGGCCTGGGTGGGCAGGGGCAGGCCCAGGCTGTAGTAGGTGGCTTCAATGGTGAGCAATTGGCCCACCACCGCAATCCACCGTAACTGGATGAGCTGGTGCAGATTGCGCAACCCGGCTGAGGTGGTGGCCGAGCTGGCTTTGCTCTGGGCGGGCAGTTCGGGTGGCGGCGCTGAGGTCTTGTCAGCGGCCAAGGTGGGGGTAGAGGGGTTAGCGCTGCTGGTCATGGGCGGGAAGTGGAGGGTGGGCCGCACGCAGCCTGAGCTCGTAGCGTGCCACAACCACCGCCGCCCCCACAACCATGAGTGCCAATCCGAACCAGGTCAGTGCATACACCGCATGGCTGTTGGAAAAGCGCACCACCGTCAGGCCCGTGCGCGGCCAGGGGCCCTGGCTGGCTCCAGCCACCTCGGCCTGTGCGGCCGATGTGCGATCAGGCAGCCCCGCATCCACAAAGAAGGGGGCGGCCTGGGGCAATTGCAGGCTCTGGGCCAAGGCCGCCACATCGCGCGAATGCCAGCGCTGCTGCGCAGGGTCGTTGCGGCGCAGAAAGCCGCCGCCGGGTTCGCTCATCCGCACCACACCTTCTATGGAGACGGGTTCAGGAGCGGATGCTGGCTTTTGCCACTGTGCGCGTTGTTCCTGTGGAACAAAGCCCCGGTTGACCAGCACCTGTCCCCCTTCGGCCAGTTGCAGCGGCGTCATCACCCAGAACCCGGCACCCAGCGCAGTGGTGGCCTGGGTGAGTGCCGTTTTGTCTGCCAGCCACACGCCTTGCAGGCGCACGGGCAGGTACTCGGCACGCGTGGCGTCCATGCCAGGCCATTCGGTAGATGGGGGCAGGGGAACGGGGGCGGATTGCAGACGCTGGTTGACCCGCTCGATCAGGTCCAGCTTCCAGGCCCGGCGTTGCACCTGCCACACGCCCAAAGAGATGAACCCCGCAAAAAGGGCGATGCCCACCAGGGTGAGCATCGCCAGAGTTGCATGGGAGTGCGGGCGCTTGCGTCCCGCTTCAGTGGTTGGCACGTTGGTATGCCGTTGTGGGCTCGCTTGCGTCAGGGAGCCGTGCTGCGCTCAGCCCCATGGGCTGGTGAGGGAGCCTGCTGCCCTGCGGCGGGCATGTCAGGGTGGTCCGGCATCATGTTGGCGTTCATGTGGAACATGACCCACAGCGTACCTGTGATGGCAATGGCCACAAACACCACAGTGAAAATGGTGGACAACAAGGTCCAGCCGCCTTCGATCTTGCCGTTCATGTGCAGGAAGAACACCATGTGCACCAGGATCTGGATGACAGCGAAGCCACCCAGCACCAGCACGGCGGTGTTGCGGTCGGCAATCACCTTGCCCATCACCAGCCAGAACGGAATGGCTGTGAGGATGATGGACAGCACAAACCCGATCATGTAGCCGGAGAAGGTGCTGTGGGGGCCTGCGTCATGGTGGTCGTCGTGCCCGTGCGCATCGTGCGCGCCGTTGGCGTGTGTTGCGTGTTGTGCGCTCATTTACAGCACCCCCATCAGGTACACAAAGGTGAAAACGCCGATCCAGACCACGTCCAAGAAGTGCCAGAACATGGACAGGCACATCAGGCGGCGGTTGTTTTCAGGGATCAGGCCGTGCTTGTTGATCTGCAGCATCAGCACCACCAGCCAGACCAGGCCGAAGGTGACGTGCAGGCCGTGGGTGCCCACCAGCGTGAAGAACGCCGACAGGAAGGCGCTGCGCTGTGGGCCTGCGCCCTGGTGGATCAGATGGTGAAACTCATACAGTTCCAGGCCCAGAAAGCACAGACCAAACAGGCCCGTGATGCCTAGCCACAGCAGCGTGCCCTTCACATCGCCCAGCTGCTTGCGCAGCATGGCAAAACCGAAGGTGATGGATGACAGCAGCAGAAAGGCGGTGTTGATGGCGACCAGTGGCAGGTCGAACAGCTGCGCGCCCGTGGGGCCTGCGGCGTAGCTGCGGCCCAGAACGCCGTAGGTGGCAAACAGGGCTGCGAAGATGAGACAGTCGCTCATCAGGTACAGCCAGAAGCCCAGGGCCGTGCCGTTTTCAGGATGGGGCTCGTGCGCGAGGTGGTACTCGCGCGGTGCCAGGGCGCCTGCGGCGCCAGCTTGGATGCGGATATCAGACATGGCGGGCGAGTTGGAGTGTGCGGGCTTCTTCGGTGGCGGCCACTTCGGCTGCCGGGATGTAGAAGTCACGCTTGTAGTTGAACGTGTGGATGATCGAGGCCAGCACCACCGCGGCAAAAGACACCGCAGCCAGCAGCCACATGTGCCAGATCAGCGCGAAACCGAACACCAGCGACAGGCCTGAAATGACGACGCCAGCGCCCGTGTTGGCAGGCATGTGGATGGGCTTGAAGCCGCTGAGCGGACGCTTGTAGCCGTGCGTCTTCATGTCCCACCAGGCGTCAATCTCGTGCACCACAGGGGTGAAGGCGAAGTTGTAGTTGGGTGGGGGGGAAGAGGTAGCCCACTCCAGTGTGCGGCCATCCCATGGGTCGCCCGTCACGTCACGCAGTTGTTCGCGCTTGAGGAAGCTGACCACCAGCTGGATCAGGAAGCAGCCAATACCCGCAGCAATCAGGGCAGCGCCCACGGCAGCGATGACGAACCAGATCTGCAGCGACTGGTCTTCAAAGTGGCTCACGCGGCGTGTCACGCCCATCAGGCCCAGCACGTACAGCGGGGTGAAGGCCACCCAGAAACCCACCAGCCACAGCCAGAAGGAGCGCACACCCCAGGTGCGGTCCAGCTTGTAGCCAAACGCCTTGGGGAACCAGTAGTTGATACCGGCAAACATGGCAAACACCACGCCGCCAATGATCACGTTGTGGAAGTGGGCGATCAGGAACAGGCTGTTGTGCAGCACAAAGTCGGCAGGAGGCACAGCCAGCAGAACACCCGTCATGCCGCCGATGGCAAAGGTTGCCATGAACGCCACGGTCCACATCATGGGCAGCTCAAAGCGGATGCGACCCTTGTACATGGTGAACAGCCAGTTGAAGATCTTCGCACCCGTGGGGATCGAGATGATCATGGTCGTGATACCGAAGAAGGTGTTCACGCTCGCACCCGAGCCCATGGTGAAGAAGTGGTGCAGCCACACCAGGTAGGACAGGATGGTGATACAGACCGTGGCGTACACCATGGAGGTGTAACCGAACAGGCGCTTCTTGCAGAAGGTGGCCACCACTTCGGAGAACACGCCGAAGGCAGGCAGCACCAGGATGTACACCTCAGGGTGGCCCCAGATCCAGATCAGGTTCACGTAGAGCATGGGGTTGCCGCCCAGCTCGTTGGTGAAGAAGTTCGTGCCGACATAGCGGTCCAGCGACATCAGAACCAGGGCGGCCGTCAGCACGGGGAAGGACGCAACGATCAGCGCGTTGGTGCACAGGGCCGTCCAGGTGAAGACGGGCATCTTCATCAGGCTCATGCCGGGTGCGCGCATCTTCACGATGGTGACGATCAGGTTGATACCCGAGAGCGTGGTACCCACCCCTGCAATCTGCAAGGCCCAGATGTAGTAGTCCAGACCCGTGCTCTGGCTTTGCGCCCCCAGGTTGGACAGCGCCAGCCAGCCCGAGGTGGAGAACTCGCCCAGGAACAGGGAGACCATCACCAGCACAGCGCCAGCGGTGGTCATCCAGAAGCTGAAGTTGTTCAGGAACGGGAAGGACACGTCGCGCGCGCCAATCTGCAGCGGCACGAGGTAGTTCATAAGCCCCGTGACCAGCGGCATCGCCACGAAGAAGATCATGATCACGCCGTGGGCGGTGAAGATCTGATCGTAGTGGTGCGGTGGCAGGTAGCCCATGTTGTCGCCAAAGGCCATGGCCTGCTGCAGGCGCATCATGATCGCATCGGCAAAGCCACGCAGCAGCATCACCAAGCCCAGGATCATGTACATGATCCCGATCTTTTTGTGGTCAATGCTGCAGATCCAGTCGCGCCACAGCGGGCCCCACAGGCGGAACTTGGTAATGCCTGCGACGACGGCAAGGCCGCCCAGCACCACGGCAATGAAAGTAGCCAGCACGATGGGCTCGTGGGCCATGGGGACAGCGTCCCAGCTCAGGCGACCCAGCGCCCAGTGGGCGGGAGAGGTGGTTTCGGAAGACATGGTGAGACTCACTGGCGGATGGTCGCGCGTTGTGCGTTGCGGGTATTGAGCTCGGCCACCACTTTGGTGGCGTTTTGTGGTGTGCACACGTCCTGTGGCAAATTCAAGCCGACGGCGCGTACATAGGCGTCACCGCCGTTGGCATCGATGGCCATCATGTGGTGCATACACATCTTGCCGTCCTCGACGCAGCGGTTTAGCACCTTGTCGTACAGGCCTTCCTCCACCGAGGCGAAGCGCTGGACGGGGTCCCGTTCGCTGGGCTTGGCCAGGTTCAGATAGGTGCTCTTGTCCAGCGGCTTGCCTTCGGTTTTGGCCTTTTGCACCCACTGGTCAAAGTCGCCGTGGCTCAGGCCGTGGAACTTGAAGGTCATGCCCGAGAATCCTGCGCCGCTGTAGTGCGAGGACATGCCATTGAACACCCCAGGCTTGTTGATGACCGCGTTCAGCTCGGTCTGCATGCCGGGCATGGCGTAGATCATGCCGGCCAGATCAGGCACGTAAAACGCGTTCATGGTGGAGGTGGCTGTCAGCTTGAACAGGATGGGGCGGTCCACCGGGGCCGCCAGTTCGTTGACAGTGGCAATGCCTTGCTCAGGGTAGAAAAACAGCCATTTCCAGTCCATTGCCACCACCTGCACTTCCAGTGGCTTGACGTTGGGGTCCAGCGGGCGCTGGGCATCAATGCGGTCCAGGGGGCGATAGGGGTCCAGCTTGTGCGTGCCGATCCAGGTCAGGGCACCCAGCGCAATGATGATGAGCAGGGGCACGGTCCAGATCACCAGCTCCAGCGTGGTGGAGTGGTGCCATTCGGGGTCGTACTCAGCTTCTGTATTGCTCTGGCGGTACTTCCAGGCAAAAAAGAAAGTGAGTGCGATCACGGGCACGATGATGATCAGCATCAGCAGCGTGGCGGTGACCACCAATTGGCCTTGCTGGGCTGCAACATCGCCAGCCGGGTTGAGAACGACAGCCTTGCTGCAACCGGCCAGGCCGGCTGTCATGGCGATCGCTGCAAGCCAGGCGGGCCTGCGGAGTTCCTTGGTTTTGAGCATGCTAGGGGCGCGACAAAGGAGCGCTTAGGTGTAAACGCGAATGACTGAGGATTCGCAATGTAGTACGGCTAGCGAATTTGTCGATTGGACATTTTGTCCAATATCAATCCTGTCCCAGTGTCCGGCCGGGTTGTCTGGCTCTTTGAGAGTTATTT from Acidovorax sp. DW039 harbors:
- the dbpA gene encoding ATP-dependent RNA helicase DbpA; amino-acid sequence: MTSKENQASTDFRTLALSPAMLDNLQQLGYTSMTAIQAASLPTALLGKDLIAQASTGSGKTAAFALALLANLNPRRFAVQALVLCPTRELADQVTTEIRRLARAEENIKVVTLCGGVPLRGQAMSLEHGAHIVVGTPGRVMDHLDRQNLTLEALNTLVLDEADRMLDMGFFDDIVTVARQCPKERQTLLFSATYPEGIGKLSAQFMKQPVQITVQAQHAEGKIEQRWYEVKDSERLHVVSRLLAHFRPESSIAFCNTKQQCRDLVAVLRAQGVSALALFGELEQRERDQVLVQFANRSCSVLVATDVAARGIDIANLAAVINVDVTPDPEVHIHRIGRTGRGEAQGLALNLASMDEMGYVGKIEVLQGRESKWFALADLQPAGDGPLVPPMATIQIVGGRKEKIRAGDVLGALTGEMGLTREQVGKINVNDFSTYVAVERSVARMVVQRLQNGRIKGKTVKARLIEDERD
- a CDS encoding tripartite tricarboxylate transporter substrate-binding protein produces the protein MTSLLPQALPPSTRRVILSRALAAAATIATPALGRAQSKAVRLVVSYPAGGGADLMARLIAPAFGAALGAPVEVENMPGDSGQKAAAHVAQAAPDGRTLLLDASSFAVNPSLFGKLPYDSDAAFSVLGVLAVFPNVLVCHPSFEASTVADLIRMAKAKPDEIAFASSGNGSAQHLAGALFEDLAQVSLKHVPYKGGGPALADVVAGKVPLFFANVASSREQLQSGKLRALAVTSRRRTKVLAQVPSMAEAGVPNYEVQEWNPVLAPSGISQPERQRLFEALNKALKAPEVVARVQALGGEVFPNATDGLAAGFIKSQQVQWRRVIAARKIKVD
- a CDS encoding GntR family transcriptional regulator, giving the protein MTTPHPQGMARYAALADVLRQRIVRGEWLPGTALPAEQVLAHDHSVALGTIRRALQLLTEQGMIERVHGRGTFVRSGIPGASMLRFFRFGDEWDGASADGQAAQAPESRILSRQRMTATAEVARALGLPLGAAVLRLERLRLLAGQPRLLEHIWLPCELFKALEQDEPQHWEPLLYPMFAQRCHVHVHRASDDIGFGALPADVAHHLALSPGHPCAVVRRKAFNLAGRCVEWRTTWGDAHAFHYTVHLT
- a CDS encoding tripartite tricarboxylate transporter substrate binding protein, encoding MTQKNPISPSATLSRRQVLMASAAAAVAAPWHATAAPIAGGKTITLVVSYPAGGGADLMARIIAPRLGEALGQSVVVDNKPGASGQLAASAVARATPDGTTLLLDASSFAVNPSLYPKLPYDSNKAFVPLAVLATFPNVLVCHPGFGVNSVKEVIARAKAKPDEVAYASSGNGSAQHLAGALFEERTGVRLSHIPYRGGGPAMNDVMGGQVPLFFANVASSLGHIQSGKLKALAVTAPVRARSLPDVPTMAEAGVPNYEVLEWNPVLAPAGIAADVRTRLVDGIRKALADSEVLGRIRALGGDVFADASQASAGKFIQAQQAQWAKVIRERKIVAG
- a CDS encoding amidohydrolase family protein, with product MVQPQSTVIQPAGWDAHVHVFDASAPIQAGHYQPAHQPLERIEAAATALGVAHLVLVQPSVYGTDNQVLLQALQREPGRHRGVVVVDVDVTDAELQAMHAAGVRGVRFNLVSPVGNGPEALRALSPRLRALGWHVQWYAAPQHLAQIAALQAETGLPFVLDHLAGMHALLPAEDEAWSTLARLAQAGAWIKLSGWYRLQASAPYSTLHAAIERVATLFDGRMVWGSDWPHTSFAPESMPPYASVWTPVVQALGHQRAQQVLHAGATLYA
- the dtd gene encoding D-aminoacyl-tRNA deacylase yields the protein MIAVLQRVRQARVEVANQVVGAIGAGLMVLVCAERGDTEAEADKLLAKLLKLRIFSDEAGKMNKSVQDLDGQGTCGGLLLVSQFTLAADTTGGNRPSFTQAAAPDEGRRLYDYLVSRARALHPDVATGQFAADMQVHLVNDGPVTIPLRIAPATVAG
- a CDS encoding sulfite exporter TauE/SafE family protein, which translates into the protein MFDSALLLTAAFVAGALNAVAGGGSFLTLPALVFTGVPPVAANATGTVALLPGYAAGAWGFREDTAPPPGLSMPLVVLLSLIGGAAGAGLLLITPDVTFRRVVPWLLLAATALFAFGPQLRSRLAGGHPSTAKATVGLLAVAAYGGYFNGGLGILLLALFGLLGQTQLHAMNGLKNWVSALLTAIAVVIYAAGGVVQWPQALLMMVAATAGGYGGARVARRIPPQWLRAGIVVTGLVMAGIFFWRQ
- a CDS encoding response regulator transcription factor; this encodes MDTERLLLIVEDDDSFARTLARSFERRGYRVLHADSMARMEELLADNVPQYAVVDLKLKGEATGLACVRALHEHSSAMRIVVLTGFASIATAVEAIKLGAGHYLAKPSNTDDIEAAFGLAEGNTEVELTNRSSSIKTLEWERIHEVLAESDFNISEAARRLGMHRRTLSRKLGKQRV